Proteins encoded in a region of the Limanda limanda chromosome 17, fLimLim1.1, whole genome shotgun sequence genome:
- the LOC133023236 gene encoding myosin-11-like isoform X2, giving the protein MADPAPDDNKFLFLDNDFRNSGVAQADWMAKKMVWVPSEREGFEPASIREEKGDEVLVELPNSQIVTVNKDDIQKMNPPKFSKVEDMAALTFLNEASVLHNLRERYFSSLIYTYSGLFCVVVNPYKMLPIYSEKIIEMYKGKKRHEVPPHIYSITDNAYRNMMQDREDQSILCTGESGAGKTENTKKVIQYLAVIASSHKGKKDANPQQTGSLAFGELEKQLLQANPILEAFGNAKTIKNDNSSRFGKFIKLNFDVTGYIVGANIDTYLLEKSRCIRQGGTERAFHIFYYMVAGAKDTIREELLLEDFGSYRFLRAGHVEIPGQEDDEMFIETLEAMEIMGFTEEERIGMMKVVSTVLQLGNVKLEKERNSEQATMPDNTAAQKVCHLQGINVTDFTRAILTPRIKVGREVVQKAQTKQQADFAVEALAKAMYERLFRWILARVNKTLNKSKRQSSSFLGILDIAGFEIFEDNSFEQLCINYTNERLQQLFNHTMFVLEQEEYKREGIQWSFIDFGLDLQPCIELIERPNNPPGILALLDEECWFPKATDVSFVDKLLNTHSDHVKFSKPKQHKDKMMFAILHYAGKVDYNAANWLTKNMDPLNDNVTALLNNSSSNFIQDLWKDADRVVGLETMAKMSESSAPTKSKKGMFRTVGQLYKESLGKLMTTLHNTQPNFVRCIIPNHDKRAGKMDANLVLEQLRCNGVLEGIRICRQGFPNRIVFQEFRQRYEILAANAIPKGFMDGKQACCLMVEHLDLDPNLFRIGQSKMFFRTGVLAQLEEERDIKLTVVIISIQAQARGFLARKAFNKRQQQLSAMKVIQRNCACYVKLKNWQWWRLFTKVKPLLQVTRQEEEMGQKDEELKTAKEVAAKSEAELKEIAQKHTQMIEERTQLESKLHAETELYTEAEEMRVRLEAKKQELEEVLHEMEARLEEEEERNGAHQQEKKEMEQQLQLMEDHIAKEEDARQNLQLEKVAVEGKVKKMEEDILLMEDQNIKLQKERKLLEERMADTNSNLVEEEEKSKNLTKLKTKHESMISDLEVRMKKEEKGRQDIEKAKRKVEAELADLQEQYADLQAQLAELRAQLAAKEEELQATQANLEEEINHHGAAVKRIRELEALLSELQEDMEAERSARAKTEAARRDLGEELNALRTELEDSLDTTAAQQELRAKREQEVAMLKKAMEEEGRSHETQIQDLRQKQSQAVEELNEQLEQAKRLRAGLEKAKQALEKESADLSADLRSLASAKQDVEHKKKKVEGQLNELHSRFNESERQKTELGERVSKMSLELDGVTGLLNEAEGKSIKLSKDVSSLSSQLQDAQEVLSEETRQKLNLSGRLRQMEDDRNSLIEQLEEETEGKRAVERQVSSLNMQLSDYKKKLDEMSGAVELLEEGKKRLQRELEATNNDYEEKASAYDKLDKSRGRMQQELEDVLMDLDSQRQLVSNLEKKQKKFDQMLAEERAVSCKFAEERDRAEAEAREKETRVLALARALEENQDALEEAEKIMKALRAEMEDLISSKDDVGKNVHDLEKAKRGLEAIVDEMRTQMEELEDELQVAEDAKLRLEVNTQALRAQHEREVQARDDMGEEKRKQLLKQVRELEAELEEERKQRGQASAGKKKLEGEVKDMEDQLEATNRGRDEAVKQLRKIQGQMKDLQRDLEDSRAAQKEVITSARESERRSKVMEADIIQLHEMLAAAERARKQVEAERDELHEELANNSSGKNMLSDEKRRLDMKISQLEEELDEEQANMESLNERLRKNQQLVEQLGAELTAERSSAQGREASRQQLERQNRELKAKLQDTEGQGRSKLKSSIAALEAKLREVEEQLEMESRERQANGKNLRQKEKKLKDFTIQMEDERKQAQQYKDQMEKGNVRLKQLKHQLEEAEEEAQRVVAARRKLQRELDEATEANDAMNREVSSLKSKLR; this is encoded by the exons CATCCAGAAGATGAACCCTCCCAAGTTCAGTAAAGTGGAGGACATGGCCGCCCTCACCTTTCTCAATGAAGCTTCCGTCCTCCACAACCTGCGAGAGAGATACTTCTCTAGCCTGATCTAC acatactcTGGTCTGTTCTGTGTGGTGGTGAATCCCTACAAGATGCTGCCAATCTACTCTGAAAAGATCATAGAGATGTACAAGGGCAAAAAGCGCCATGAGGTGCCGCCACACATCTACTCCATCACAGACAACGCCTACAGGAACATGATGCAAG accGTGAGGATCAGTCTATTCTCTGCAC AGGGGAGTCTGGAGcaggaaagacagaaaacaccAAGAAGGTGATTCAGTACCTGGCTGTTATTGCCTCCTCTCACAAAGGCAAAAAGGATGCAAACCCT cagcagacgggATCCCTGGCTTTT GGGGAGCTCgagaagcagctgctgcaggctaATCCGATCCTCGAGGCGTTTGGAAACGCCAAAACCATAAAGAACGACAACTCCTCGCGATTC GGAAAGTTTATTAAACTCAACTTTGATGTGACTGGTTATATTGTTGGAGCAAACATCGACACCT ACCTCCTGGAGAAGTCTCGCTGTATCCGTCAGGGCGGCACAGAGAGAGCGTTTCACATCTTCTACTACATGGTGGCTGGAGCCAAAGATACGATCAGGG aggagtTGCTGCTGGAGGACTTCGGCAGCTATCGTTTCTTGAGGGCGGGTCACGTTGAGATCCCTGGTCAGGAGGACGACGAGATGTTCATTGAGACTCTGGAGGCCATGGAGATCATGGgcttcacagaggaggagagaatcg GGATGATGAAGGTGGTGTCCACTGTGCTGCAGCTGGGCAACGTCAAGCTTGAGAAGGAGAGGAACAGCGAGCAGGCCACCATGCCTGACAACACAG CTGCCCAGAAGGTGTGTCATCTGCAGGGCATAAATGTGACTGACTTCACCCGTGCCATCCTTACCCCCCGGATCAAAGTGGGCAGGGAGGTGGTGCAGAAGGCTCAGACCAAGCAGCAG GCTGATTTTGCAGTGGAGGCTCTGGCTAAAGCCATGTATGAGCGTCTCTTCCGCTGGATCCTGGCGAGGGTCAACAAGACCCTGAACAAGAGTAAGAGACAGTCGTCCTCCTTCCTCGGGATCCTGGACATTGCTGGTTTTGAGATTTTCGAG GACAACTCCTTCGAACAGCTGTGCATCAACTACACCAACGAgcgtctgcagcagctcttcaacCACACCATGTTCgtcctggagcaggaggagtacAAGAGGGAGGGAATACAGTGGAGCTTCATCGACTTTGGCCTGGACCTGCAGCCCTGCATCGAGCTCATCGAGAGGCCG AACAACCCTCCAGGTATCCTGGCCCTGCTGGACGAGGAGTGCTGGTTCCCCAAAGCCACTGATGTTTCCTTTGTGGACAAGCTGCTGAACACCCATAGCGATCACGTCAAGTTCTCCAAACccaaacaacacaaagataAAATGATGTTCGCAATTCTGCACTATGCTGGAAAG GTTGACTATAACGCAGCTAACTGGCTGACAAAGAACATGGATCCTCTGAATGACAATGTGACGGCTCTGCTCAACAACTCCTCTAGCAACTTCATCCAGGATCTGTGGAAAGACG CGGATCGAGTGGTGGGTCTGGAGACCATGGCCAAGATGTCCGAGAGTTCAGCTCCTACTAAATCCAAGAAGGGAATGTTCCGCACAGTGGGTCAGCTGTACAAAGAGTCGCTGGGCAAACTGATGACCACACTGCACAACACACAGCCCAACTTTGTCCGCTGCATCATCCCCAACCATGACAAGAGG GCTGGGAAGATGGACGCTAATCTGGTGCTGGAGCAGCTGAGGTGTAATGGGGTGCTGGAGGGAATTCGAATCTGCAGACAAGGATTCCCCAACCGCATCGTGTTCCAGGAGTTCAGACAGAG GTACGAGATTCTGGCTGCCAACGCCATCCCTAAAGGCTTCATGGATGGGAAACAGGCCTGTTGTCTGATG GTAGAGCACCTGGATCTGGATCCTAACCTGTTTCGTATCGGTCAGAGTAAGATGTTCTTCAGGACGGGAGTTCTGGCTCAgttggaggaagagagagacatcaAACTCACTGTCGTCATCATCTCTATCCAGGCACAAGCAAGAGGCTTCCTGGCCCGAAA GGCTTTCAATAAACGTCAGCAGCAGCTGAGCGCCATGAAGGTCATCCAGAGAAACTGTGCATGTTACGTTAAACTCAAGAACTGGCAGTGGTGGAGGCTTTTCACcaag GTGAAGCCCCTGCTACAGGTGACCAGACAAGAAGAGGAAATGGGTCAGAAAGACGAGGAACTAAAGACGGCAAAAGAAGTGGCAGCAAAGAGCGAGGCCGAACTGAAGGAAATCGCCCAGAAACACACCCAG ATGATCGAGGAGCGAACCCAGCTGGAGTCAAAGCTGCATGCAGAGACGGAGCTGTACACTGAGGCTGAGGAGATGAGGGTGAGACTGGAGGCCAagaaacaggagctggaggaggtgctgCATGAGATGGAGGctcggctggaggaggaggaggagcgcaACGGCGCTCAtcagcaggagaagaaagagatggaACAGCAGCTACAG CTCATGGAGGACCACATCGCAAAAGAAGAAGACGCTCGGCAGAACCTGCAACTAGAGAAAGTGGCTGTGGAGGGAAAAGTCAAGAAAATGGAGGAGGACATCCTGCTGATGGAGGACCAGAACATCAAACTACAGAAG gagcgGAAGCttctggaggagaggatggcTGACACGAACTCTAACctggttgaggaggaggagaagtcaaAGAACCTGACCAAACTCAAGACCAAACACGAGTCCATGATCTCTGATCTTGAGG TGCGtatgaagaaagaggagaagggtCGTCAGGACATCGAGAAGGCCAAGAGGAAAGTGGAGGCAGAGTTGGCCGACCTCCAGGAGCAGTATGCCGACCTGCAGGCTCAGTTAGCTGAGCTCCGGGCCCAGCTGGCAGCCAAGGAAGAGGAGCTCCAGGCCACACAGGCCAA CTTGGAGGAGGAGATCAATCATCATGGGGCAGCGGTCAAGCGGATTCGGGAGTTGGAGGCTTTGctctcagagctgcaggaggacatGGAGGCCGAGAGGTCAGCCAGGGCGAAGACCGAGGCAGCTCGACGAGACCTCGGGGAGGAGCTGAACGCGCTGCGCACTGAGCTGGAGGACAGCCTGGATACCACCGCTGCTCAGCAGGAGCTACG GGCGAAGCGCGAGCAAGAGGTTGCTATGTTGAAGAAagccatggaggaggagggacggagCCACGAGACTCAAATCCAGGAtctgagacaaaaacaaagtcaGGCTGTGGAGGAGCTCAATGAGCAGCTGGAGCAGGCCAAGAGG CTGAGGGCCGGTCTGGAGAAAGCTAAACAGGCCCTGGAGAAGGAGTCAGCGGATCTGAGTGCCGACCTGAGATCCCTTGCCAGCGCAAAACAGGACGTGgagcacaagaagaagaaggtggaggGTCAGCTGAACGAACTGCACTCACGCTTCAACGAGAGCGAGCGACAGAAAACTGAGCTGGGCGAGAGAGTCTCCAAGATGAGC CTGGAGCTGGACGGTGTGACGGGTCTGTTGAACGAGGCCGAGGGAAAGAGCATCAAGCTGAGTAAAGACGTCTCCAGTCTGTCCTCTCAGCTCCAGGACGCACAG GAGGTGCTGTCAGAGGAGACTCGTCAGAAGCTGAATCTGTCCGGACGTCTCCGTCAGATGGAGGACGACAGGAACAGCTTGatagagcagctggaggaggagacagagggcaAAAGGGCCGTGGAGAGGCAGGTCTCCAGCCTCAACATGCAG CTGTCTGACTATAAGAAGAAGCTGGACGAGATGTCGGGGgcggtggagctgctggaggaggggaagaagcgtctgcagcgggagctggagGCGACAAACAATGACTATGAGGAGAAGGCCTCGGCCTACGACAAGCTGGACAAGAGCCGAGGCCGCatgcagcaggagctggaggacgtCCTCATGGACCTGGACAGCCAGCGGCAGCTTGTCTCCAACCTggaaaagaagcagaagaagttTGATCAG ATGCTGGCAGAGGAGCGAGCCGTGTCCTGTAAGTTTGCAGAAGAGCGGGATCGTGCGGAGGCGGAGGCGAGGGAGAAGGAGACACGGGTGTTAGCTCTGGCCAGAGCtctggaggagaaccaggatGCTCTAGAGGAGGCGGAGAAGATCATGAAGGCTCTCCGAGCTGAGATGGAGGACCTCATCAGCTCCAAGGATGACGTGGGAAAGAAT GTCCACGACCTGGAGAAGGCAAAGCGTGGCCTGGAGGCCATCGTGGATGAGATGAGGACAcagatggaggagctggaggacgagCTGCAGGTCGCCGAGGACGCCAAGCTGCGTCTGGAGGTCAACACTCAGGCCCTCAGAGCTCAGCACGAGAGGGAGGTGCAGGCCAGAGATGACATGggcgaggagaagaggaagcagctcctCAAACAG gTGCGTgagctggaggcggagctggaggaggagaggaagcagcgaGGTCAGGCATCAGCCGGAAAGAAGAAGCTTGAGGGGGAAGTCAAGGACATGGAGGACCAGCTGGAGGCCACCAACAGGGGGCGTGACGAGGCAGTGAAGCAACTCCGCAAGATACAG GGGCAGATGAAGGATCTCCAGAGGGACCTGGAGGACTCTCGTGCAGCCCAGAAGGAAGTGATCACTTCGGCCAGAGAGTCTGAGCGAAGATCCAAGGTCATGGAGGCCGACATCATCCAGTTGCACGAG ATGTTGGCAGCAGCTGAGAGAGCACGAAAGCAGGTGGAGGCAGAAAGAGACGAGCTTCATGAAGAACTGGCCAATAACTCCTCCGGAAA GAATATGCTGTCTGACGAGAAGCGTCGTCTGGATATGAAGATCagtcagctggaggaggagctggacgaGGAGCAGGCCAACATGGAGAGCCTCAACGAGAGGCTGAGGAAGAACCAGCAGCTG gtggagcagctgggcGCGGAGCTGACGGCTGAGAGATCCTCCGCTCAGGGCAGGGAGGCATCcaggcagcagctggagagacaGAACCGAGAGCTGAAAGCCAAACTGCAGGACACCGAGGGCCAGGGACGCTCCAAACTCAAATCCTCCATCGCCGCCCTGGAGGCCAAGCTGAGAGAGGTCGAGGAGCAGCTTGAGATGGAGAGCAG AGAGCGCCAGGCCAACGGCAAGAATCTGCgtcagaaagagaagaagctgaaggatTTTACAATCCAGatggaggatgagaggaagcaGGCGCAGCAGTACAAGGACCAG ATGGAGAAGGGCAACGTGCGGCTTAAGCAGCTGAAGCATcagctggaggaggcggaggaggaggctcagCGTGTGGTGGCAGCTCGCAGGAAACTGCAGAGGGAGCTGGACGAGGCGACCGAGGCCAACGATGCCATGAACAGAGAGGTGTCATCCCTCAAGAGCAAACTGAGGTAA